The Meiothermus sp. genome segment GCGAGCTTTTTGCAGCCTGGCTACAGGGCCACACCGGCATCCCGGTGGTGGACGCCTGTATGCGTGAGTTGCGGGCCACGGGCTTTTTGTCTAACCGGGGCCGCATGGTGGTAGCCCAGTTTGCGGTCAAGTTGGCCCTCTTGCCCTGGCAACAGTGCGAACGGGCTTTTCGCGACCTGCTGCTCGATGGTGACAACGCCTCCAACCTCCAGGGCTGGCACTGGGCGGGGGGGCTGGGAGTAGATGCGGCACCCTACTTTCGGGTCTTTAACCTGATCACCCAGGCCAAGACCCACGACCCCGGCGGGGCATGGCTCAGGCGCTGGGTGCCCGAGTCGGGCGGACAGCCCCATCCTTACAAAGCCCCGGTGCTGGATTTAGAGCTGGCCCGCAAGCGCTACCTGGCCGCGGCGGAGAAAATCGCCAGGAAAACCGGGGCCGGTGTCCCTGACCAAAGCTTTCAACGGGTGGCCCCAAGACCTCCTGAGAATGAGCCGGGTGGCTCCTAATAAGCTTCTAAGCGCTTAGAAGATTAGATCCGAAACCCAGCAGCAAAGGAACTCGGTAATGCGCGACGTCCAGGGCATATATAGGCTTGATATGGGATACAAAGGTTTCAAGGCGCACCTGCCCATCAAGGTTTGTCCGGTGTGTAGTAGGCCTTTTCAGTGGCGCAAGAAATGGGCTCAAAACTGGCCAGATGTGATGTACTGTTCGGAACGCTGCCGGGCCTGGGCCCGGAGGAGGAAGACTTGAGTGAGCTGGTAGGCGAACGCATCGCCCAGCAACTAATGCTATGGGCGCTGGTGTGCTTTGCAGGCGCTATTTTCGGTTTGTGGCGCACTCGGCATGGCTATTGGAGGCCCTTTTGGTTTATGACCGGGGTCTGGGCATGGGTGAATGCGGCGATTGCCTACGGGGGCTGGCTGGGGGCCGAGCCCAACCCCGCCAGCCTGCGCCAACTCCTGTGGATTAATGCGGGTCTGGATACCCTGTATATAACGGTAGGACTCATCTTGAACATGCGACAAGAACCGATGTATAAGGGGTTTGGGCTCGCTATTGTGCTTCAAGGATTATTCCTATTGGGCTTTGATGTGTTTCATGCCCTACAAATTTGAACGTATTTTAGACAAATATTCTACTAATGTTCTACGTATACCCTATACCTAGAGGTTGAGAGGGCAGTGATTTTACAGCCAATGGCCGATGAATATCGGCACAGGCCGGGGTTGAATACTTGCCCTCTAACCCAATACAAAGTTGTACAAGGAGGCAGCATATGAAGATCAAAGCCCTACTGGTAGCAGGTAGTCTGGCCCTGGCCGCTTTAGGCCTAACCCTCACCAACGCCCAGAGCGCCACCCAGAACCAGACCATCGCGCAAATTGTGGCCACCAACCCCAACTTCAGCACTTTGCTGGCGGCTGTGCAGGCGGCTGGACTGGCCCAGACCCTGTCGGGCCCTGGCCCCTTCACGGTTTTTGCACCGACCAACGAAGCCTTCGCCAAGATTCCCAAGGCCGATCTGGATAAGCTGCTGGCCGACAAAGCAGCCCTGACCAAGGTGCTTACCTACCATGTGGTGGCCGGACGGGTGCCCTCGAGCCAAGTCGTCACACTCAAGGAAGCCAAAACCGTAGAGGGTCAGAACGTGACCATCGCGGTCAAGGATGGCAAGGTGGTTTTGAACGGCAACTCCACGGTCACGGCGGTGGATATCCAGGCCAGCAACGGCATCATCCACGTTATTGACACGGTTCTGTTGCCCAAGTAGCAGCGCGCATTGTGCAAACGCCCCTGGGCAACGCTCAGGGGCGTTTGTTGTTTTGCAGGATGGGGTGGATGAGCCGCCCATACCTTGGTCTGGTCAGCTTGCTCTGTAATCCAAAGAGGTTGTAGAAGAATGCTTCTCACGATACGATGACCTAGCAAGCTTATAACCCTAGCGGTAGAAAGGAGTGTTCTATGCGGTGGATGAGGTGGATCGCAGGTCTATTGGTGGTACTGGGTGTTGCGCTGGCCCAGGAAGGTACGGCCTATGTGCGGTTTGCCCACCTGGTTCCCGATGCGCCGGCGGTGGATATCGTCTCGGGGGGCAACAAAGTTTTCGAGGCCCAGGCTTTCAAAGACGTAACCTACTACGCCGAAGTGCCCGCTGGCAGCCTGACCCTGACCGTTCAGACCACGGGGCAGAACCCGGCCAAGGTTGCCGACGTAGCCATTCGCGTACAAGTAGGCAAGTACTACACGGTCATGGCGCTGGGTACGGCCTCGAGCCTTAAGGCCCGACTGGTCGAAGACCGCATTGCCCCTGCCGAAGGGGTGGCCAAGGTTCGCATCGTCCATGCCTCGCCGGATGCTCCGGCGGTAGATGTGGCCCTCAAGGGCGGGCCGGTGCTGTTCCGCAACCTGGCCTTCAACCAGATCTCGGGCTACGGCATTGTGCCGGCTGCGGCCTACAACCTTGAGGTACGTCCCACCGGCACCACCACGGTAGCGCTGCCGCTCGAGGGGGTGGCTTTTGAAGGCGGCAAGGTTTATAGCGTGTTTGCGGTGGGTTTGCTGGCCGGCGAGACCCTCGAGGTGATCGTGGTCGAGGATAGTTTTGCCAGTCCATAAGGGCAAAGCGGGCTGGAGGGTGGGCTTCGGCCCACCTTTTTTGTGGGCCCTGGTCAAGTCTTAAGCCCTTTGTGGCCTCAGGATAAGAGAATGCAGAAGTGGATGGTTCTGGCTTTGGGACTGTTGAGCATGGGGCTGGCCCAAACCGACCGCTGGATGGGCCAGCCGGAGTATCGGGCTATTCCGGGCGCTCCCACGGCAGCAGGGGCGGCCCTGGACCGAAGTTATGTGCTGGTCTACCCAGCCCAGGGAACGCCGCACGGCACTGTCGTTTTGGTGCCGGGGTTCCTGGGGGGGGCCACCAACTTCGACGCCCTGGCCCGGCGGCTGGTGCTGGCGGCCCCCGGCTGGGCGGTCTGGGCCTGGGATCGGCGCGCCAACGGCCTCGAGGATCGCCGGGGCTTCACCTCGCCCGACCCCTGGGCCTACTACCAGAACTACCCCCTGCCCGATTTTCCTTTCCTCAAGGACTGGGGCCTGAAGGTACACCTGGACGACCTCGAGCAGGTGATAGACCAGGCCCGCAGGAGCGGCCCCGTGGTGCTGGCGGGGCACTCCCTGGGGGCCAGTATGGCCTCGCTGTTTGCCCTTTATAGAGGCGATAAAATCAGCGGCCTTATTTTGCTGGACGGCGCGCCCCGCCTGATTCCCCTCACCCGTGAGCAATACTTTAGCGGTACCGAAGGGGGCTTTGGGCGGCTGGCCGGGCTCAACGAACTCTTAGAAGGCAAAGCCTCCCCCTACATCACCGCTTTCGGGCTCAACCCGGTGGGCTTTGCCCAGGCCGAAGCCCAGGCTTTCATGACTGCGCAGAACCCCCAGGCCGATGCCCCGCCGGGCTGGGTTCCTTTCCGGGCGAGTCGGCTGGCGGCAGCCCTTTCCCGCGTGGACGACCGCTATGCCCTGTCGCCCATTTTCTCGGTCTCGGTGGGGCAGTCTACCGGGCGCGAGGGGATTAGCCTGTTCAGCTTTTTTGTGGGGAGTGTGGTCTACACCATCCGGGGCCCAAGGGGGAGTCGGGTAGAGTGGCGCGATAGCGGTGAGGCCACCGATCCGATGGAATTTATTTCATCGTATGCCAGCCCCACCACCGGCTTCTCGGAGTGGTTTTTCCCCTACCGCCTCTCCCTCGACATCTCGGCCTACGATGTGGCCATGCCCGAACTGAGGCCGCGTTCGGTGGCGTATCCGGTGCTGGCCCTGGGCGCGGGGCGGGGGTTGCTCCCACAAACCCGCAATTTTCAAAGTGTAGGGGAGGTTTTCCCCAATACTCGAGTAGATATCCGAATCCTGCCGGGCCTCACGCACCTGGACATCCTGACCAGCCGCAACGGCGCTGCGGTGGGCCCTATTGCGGCTTACCTGCAAGGGGTGCGCTGAGCGAAACTCTCTCACCTCTGACCCCAGGCCCTCAAGATTGGTATGACCCTCTGGATTCTCGGCGACCAACTCAACCATGCTGCCCTGGAGCAGCTATCGCCCCGGCGGGTGCTGCTCTTGGAGGCCTACGAGCTGGGGCGTACCCCGCCCATGCACCCGCAGAAGCTGGTGCTCTTCTTCAGCGCCATGCGCCACTTTGCCCAGGAACTGCGGGCAAGCGGAAGGGAGGTCATCTACCTGCAAGCCGAGACCCTGGCCGAAGCCCTGGGTCAGTTTTTCCAGGCGCACCCCGGCGCAACCCTGGCTCAGATGCAACCGGCCGACTACGGCTTCGCCGAGCGGGCGGGGGCCATCGTGGAAGGCCTGGGTGGCATTTATCGCCTGCTGCCCAACCGGCTGTGGCTGCTAGAGCCGGAGGAATTTGACCGCTGGGCTGGGAACCGCAAGACCTACAGGCTGGAATACTTCTACCGCTTCATGCGCCAGCGCACCGGCTATCTGATGCAGGGCGGCCAGCCGGTAGGCGGAGCCTGGAACTACGATGCCGAGAACCGCAAGGCGCCGCCCCCAGGCTACCAGCCCCCGGCCCCGCGCCGTTTTGCCCCCGATGCCATTACCCTGGCGGTCGTCGAGACCGTACGGGAAAAGTTCAGGGGGCATTTTGGTTCGCTCGAGGGTTTTGCGTGGCCGGTGACGCGGCAGCAGGGCCTGGAAGCCCTGGAAGATTTCGTTCAGCACCGTCTGGCGGCCTTTGGCCCTTACCAGGACGCCCTGGTGGAGCAAAGCTGGAGCCTGCACCACTCGCTGCTTTCTCCAGCCCTCAACCTGGGCCTGCTGCACCCCGCCGAGGTGGTGGAGCGGGCCCTATCGGAGTATGACAAGGGCAGCATTCCCCTGGCCAGCATCGAAGGTTTTGTGCGACAAATCATCGGCTGGCGTGAGTACATCTACCATGTGTACCGCCGCGAGATGCCGGGGCTTTTAGAGGCCAATCAACTTCAGGCCTCGAGGCCCCTGCCCCCGCTTTTTTGGGGGGCCCCCACCCGGATGCGCTGCTTGTCCACGGTCATTGAGCGTGCCAGGCAGCGGGGTTATGCTCATCACATCGAGCGGCTGATGTTGCTCGCCAACTTTGCGCTCCTGTATGGCATCGAACCGCAGGCCCTCAATGCCTGGTTTGTGGCCGCCTTTGTGGACTCTGCCGACTGGGTGATGGTGCCCAACGTGCTGGGCATGGGGGTATTTGCCTCGCCCATCCTTTCCTCCAAGCCCTATGCGGCCAGCGGGAAGTACATCGCCCGCATGGGCAACCACTGCCAGCACTGCGCTTTCAAGGTAGCAGAAACCCTGGGCGAGCAAGCCTGTCCCTTCAACAGCCTGTACTGGGACTTCATGGCCCGGCACCGCGCCTTGCTGGAGGGCAACCCCCGCCTGGGGGTGCTGTACAAGACCTGGGACAAGCGTAAGCCAGGAGAACATACGGCTATCCGTCAGCGGGCCCAGGAACTGCGCGAGCGCATTGCCCAAGGTGAGGTTTGAATGACAACTGACTTAACCCAAAATAAAACAGGCGTTACCCGCGTACGAGCCGACAAGGCACAAGCTTCAATAAAGCCCGTGCAGGCGAGACCTTGCAGATGTGACGGGGGAGCGGCCTGGGGCGTGACTAAAGGGGCTGGTGTAAATAACGTTTTGAAGACCGGCTTCTGTGAGTAGAATCACCGGGTACGATGGTAACCGAAAGATATACGCTAAACGCTCAAGATTAGATTGTGGCTGTGATGTTTGGGAACCGGAGGGCTTTTTGCTTTCGCCGATAACGACCTGGTTAAAGCCGCGCAGGCTCGAGCTCACTTTGGGTTTGCTGTTCATTTTGGCCTATGCACTGATTTTCCCTGAGGCATACCGCAGCCTGAATCATGGGGTGTTGCTGCTAATTTGGCCCGGCGTGGCCCTGCTGAGCTGGGGGCTGGGGCTTTGGGGTGCGGTGGGGGTGGGTTTGCTTTTGTTTCCCTTTCTTGCGGGCCTGCTGGGCGTGGCGGGGGTTTCCTGGGATAAGGAACTGCGCGATGCGGTGTACCTAATCAGTGCGATGGGGCTGCTGACGAGCCTGGTGGTGGGGTTGTTTCGTTTTCAGTACGACCGTCGCTGGAGCGCCGAGGCCGCCATGCAAAAAAGCCAGGCTCAGGCCGAGGAGCGCAACCTCGAGCTTTCCCTCTTCTCTAAGGTGCGCGATGGGCTGGCCCGAGACCTCGAGCCGCTGGCCCTGATGCGGGGGGTGGTGGATACCCTTCAAGAACACCCCCATTTTGACAGTGTGGCCGCATATCGGCTCGAAGGGGATCAGCCTAGCTTGCTCTGGTGGAGCGGCAAACAAACCCTGCCCGAGCACTTTGACTCGACCCACGAGGTGGTTCATCGGGCGGCCCATCTGGGCGAAACCGTGGTCTTGTACAGTACCGAGGAGCGCAGCAAGGCCGGTTTGGTGGGCCAGCGAAGCCTGGTCGCGGTGCCCCTATTGGTCAAGGGCCAGATAAACGGCTTGTTGGTCGTGAGCAGCGCCGCCGACCTCGAGCCGCGCGATGTGCGTTTTCTGGAGGGGGTGGCCGGTCAGCTTAGCCTGGCCATTGACCGGGCCCAGGTCTACGATGCCTTACGTGAACAGGAAGCCACATACCGAACCCTCATGGAGACCCTGCCTGATGCGGTAGCGCTATTTGACGGCTCCAAAGTGCTCTACCTCAACCCGGTGGGGCTGCGGGGGCTCGGGTACCAACGTTTGGACGAAGTGGTGGGGCAGTCCTTGACCCAGTTTGTGCACCCTAACTCGCTGCCGCGGGTGGCTGAACGAATCCAGCGTATCCTCAGCGGGGAGCGCGATGCCCTCGAGGAGGTTCGCCTACTCACCCGAGATGGGCGCGAACTTGAGGTTGAGGCCCTGGGGGTGCTGGTGCAGATTGCCGGCCACAAGCAGGTTCTGATTTCCGTCCGCGATGTGGGCGAGCGCAAACGCCAGCAAGCCCGCATCGAGTACCTGGCCTATCACGATCCGCTCACCGACCTGCCCAACCGTCGCAAGCTGTGGGCGGTGGCCGAGTCGCTTTTTGTGGCCGACCGCCGCAAGCGCGAAAGCCCGGCCTTGATCTACCTCGACCTCGATAACTTCAAGGTGGTTAACGACACCCTGGGTCACCAGGCTGGCGACGAGCTTTTGCGCCAGCTAGCCCTGCGCATCAAGGAGGTGCTGCGACAAGACGACCTGCTGGCCCGCATGGGGGGTGACGAGTTTGCGGTTTTGCTGCCCTCAGCCGACCAAGCCTCGGCTACCGCGGCGGCCCGCCGCATGATGGAGGTGTTTGACACCCCCTTTGTGCTGGGTGAACACACCCTGTATGTGCAGGCCAGCCTGGGTTTGGCTTTACACCCCGAGCACGGCCAGACCCTTGACGAACTGGCCCGGGCCGCCGATGTGGCCATGTACCAGGCCAAGCACGCCCGCACCGGGATTGCCGTCTACGATCCTGCGCAGGATTTGAACTCCCTCGAGCGCCTCGAGACGGTGCAGCAGCTCCGCAAGACCATCCAGGAGGGCTGTTTCCTGATCCAGTACCAGCCTATTCTGAGCATCCAGGATCGCTTCATAAGCAAATGGGAGGCCCTGGTGCGCTGGGAGCACCCGACCCGGGGGCTTTTGCGCCCCAGCGAGTTTGTGCCCCTGGCTGAAGAGGCCGGTCTGATTGGCGAGCTCGACCTGGCTGTGCTCAAACAGGCCGTGCAGAATCAGAAGCAGTTGGGAGCCGAATTGGCCATTAATTTTTCGGCAGTGACGCTGGCCCACCCCAACTGGGTGCGGGAGGTGGTGCGTTCGCTGGTAGAAGAAGCTTTGCAACCAAGCATGCTGTGGATCGAGATTACCGAGTCGGCGTTGCTGCCCGAGCGACAGAAGTGGTTGGGTGGATTGGTGGCCCTGCGCGGACTGGGTGTGCGGGTGTCCCTCGACGACTTCGGCATGGGTTACTCCTCGCTGGCCCACCTCAAGCAGGTGCCGATAGACCTGATCAAAATCGATAAAAGCTTCGTGGCCGAAATTGGCCAAAGCCATACCTCCGAGGAGATTTTGCGGGCTATGCTGCAACTGGCCAATGCGTTTGGCCTCAAGACCCTAGCGGAGGGCGTGGAAAACCGGGAGCAGCTAGAATGGCTGGCCCACCACGGCTGCCACTATGCCCAGGGCTATTACATCGGTCTGCCGATGTCCGTCGAGCAGGCTTTAGAGGAAGTTTTTTCCAAAGTGTTTTGAAGGTATGTGGATCTGGATTTGCTTCTGCCCCACGGTGTAAATAGCACAACAAGCGTAGGCTCGAGGCGTGAATACCCTGTTGATAGGAGCCACGGGTGGCGTTGGACAGTCTTTAGCACATCAACTGGCGGGCCGGGTAAGCCGTTTGTGGCTTTCCGGACGCAATGGGCAGATTCTGGCTGGCCTGGCCCGCGACCTGAGTGCGCTGGCGGTTCCCGCCGAACTCGGCAACGAACTCGAGGTTCAGGCTCTGGCCGAAGAGGTGGGGCCGCTCGACCTGCTGCTATATGCGGCGGGGGCAGTACAGAAGGCAGGTCTGCGCGAACAAAGTATGGCCGACCTCGAGCGCCTCACCACCGCCAACATGGGCGGCCTGGCCATATTGCTCAAATATGTGCGGTTCAACCCCCAGGCCCGGGTGGCCGTACTGGGCGTATACCCCGAGCTGATTGCAGTTCCTGGGCTCTCGGCGTATGTGGCGACCAAGCTGGGGGCCGAGGGCCTGGTGAGCGTGGCCCGCAAAGAGTTTCGTCGCGAGGGGGTACGTTTTTGCCTGGTGCGCTTGCCTGCAGTTGCAACCGGCCTGTGGGCGCCCCTGGGGGGCGCTCCTAAAACGGCTCTGCATCCAGATGAGGCGGCGGCGCGTATCCTGGAAGGCGTTCTGGCCGAGCCCATGCCGGAGGTACTGGAGATCCGCTCCACCTGAGGAGAGAACCTATGAATCATGTGAAATGGCTTATCCCTCTGCTGGCTGGCCTATTCTTCGGCCTGTCGCAGGCCCAGACCAACCAGTATGCCATCGAAGGGCGCGTGACCTACGCAGCCAGTTATAACCTGGGCCGCTGGGAGGGCGCCAACACCAGCGTTCGCGGCACGGTGCGCTGGAACAGCCAGACGGGCGAGGCCTCGGGCCAGGTGTGCGTGGAGCTGGGCCGCTTCGACTCCGGCAATGCCCTGCGCGATGCCGATGCGCGGGGCGTGTTTGATGTCAACCGGTTCCCCCAGAGTTGTCTCGAGGTTGAGCGGCTGGTGCAAACCGGCGAGGACGCCGTGCTCAGCGGCACCCTGGAGATCAGCGGCACCCGGCGGGCGGTGCGGATTAGCGGCAAACTGACCCGCGAGGGCAATACCTATCGGTTTGCCGGAGGGTTCAACACCAGCTTTTCGGAGTGGAAACTCAACCCGCCCAGTTTGCTGTTTCTTCGGGTCAACGACCCGGTGGAAGTACGCCTCGAGGCCCGGGCGGTTTTGCGTTAAGTAAAGCAAAGTTAAACACCCATTCAACTTAGCTTTGGGACAGGTTGATAGGCTTAGAGCTGGAGGTTCCCATGCAGAAAAACCCCCTCCTGCTTTGGGCCCTGGTTGCGTTGTGGGGATGTAACGCGCCGGATGCCATTCCTCCCGTACTTCCACCCGGTCAGCCCGCCCCGGTAGCGGGGCAGGCCTGCCCCGACTGGGTGCACAATCGCTACACCGTGCGCGGCCCCGACGGCGAGCTCTATCCCACCTGGCATCCCCAGGTAGACCCGGAGTACAAATGCTACTTTACCCACGAGCACGGCGATGACCCCCGCACCAGCCTGGCCAACCCCGAGCTGCCCCCCTTTGGCTACGTGGGCAAGCTTGCCGGTATGCCCGAGGCCCACGAGGGCTTCAAAGTTTTTGTGGCCAACCGGGGCACCCGCAACGACGAAGACCGCATAGCCCTGACCAGTACCCGTATCGTGGCACACATGGGTACCGGCGGGGTGCGGCGATACAGCGTGCGCCAGCACTCCCTGATGTTCGACCTGGTAGCCCCTAGCGGGCACCGGGTGCGCGTGCAGGGCATGGCCGACACCGGCCTGGTGGGCTCCATCTGCGAGCGCGACCCCACCCTGAACGATGCCAACCCCAACAACGACATTGGCCGCAGCGTGATGACCCTCCCCGGAACCGGCTGCCACAGCCAGAATCCCGGCTCGCTTTACGAAATCTGGGCCTTCAGGCTACGCCTGGCCGACAAAGTGCAGGTGATTGCCTCGACCGCCGTCTTCGACCCCATCACCACCATGAACCCCGCCAACCTGAGCGAGCTGCACTACACCGAGCAGGTTTTTATGGGCTTTAGCGGCCTGCGTGGCTGCGACCGTGAGGCCTACCACGGGCCGGTTTACTGGTATAACCAAAACGGCCCGGAAAGGTTTTACACCGATGCCTTCGGAAGGCCTGGGGGGTCCATCCAGCAAGAGGTCTCGCGCCACAACGACATTGGCATCTGGATGTCGCAGCGCTCGGATGGCTTTCAGAATCAGTTCAAGCTGCCTAAAAACCATTGTGCGCTGGGGTTGGGTCTTCTAAACTAGCCACACACTGCGGCAGGTGAAGGGGGTGTTTGCAAAGCAGGTCTGCGCCGTGGGCCTGGAGTTCCCCCGGGCTTCCATAGCCCCATAGAACCCCCACGGAGCGCATCTGGTGGGCTTTTGCCCCCAGGATGTCATACCGGATTCAAAAAGATAATCATCCAAACCAAAGATCCCCCAGAGGCTATCTTTTTGAATCCTAGAGCACACCCCCTCCCGAACGGTCGGCGAAGAAAGCGTCTGCCTTCCAGGGGGCGGTATCGCCCTCCGCTACGCGGATAACTTCCAAGGGGCGGTATCGCCCTCCGCTACGCGGATAACTTCCAAGGGGCGGTATCGCCCTCCGCTACGCGGATAACTTCGGCCCGGTTAGTTCGCCGCCATCCGGCGCCGCTGGTATTAAATCCTCCCCAACCCTCCCTACGAAAGGGGTAGAGTCGGCCCGCACTGAGTGCGTCTGATTGGGCAGTATAGGGGTGCGCAGATTCCTGGGTAGCAGAGTTAATCAATCAAAAATCTTACCTGGGTTAAGCAGGTTTTGGGGGTCGAAAAGCTGCTTGATCTGCCGCATCCAGTCCAGGGCTGGGCCATGTTCTTTGGAGAGGTATTTTTTCTTGCGCAGCCCCACCCCGTGTTCGCCGGTGCAGGTGCCACCCAGGGCTAAGGTGTGCTCTACCAGTCGCTCAGAGAAGACCTCGCCTCGAGGGTCGCCCGGTTCACAGACCACAAGGGTGTGGAAATTGCCGTCGCCCACGTGCCCCAGGATGTTGCCGGTCAGGCCCATTTCGCGCAGCAGGCGGCTGGAATATTCCACCAGGTCAGGCATCCTGGAGATGGGCACGGCTGTATCGGTGGAGAGGTACTCCTTGCCGGGAAACAGGTTGACCAGGGCCCAGTAGGCCTGATGACGGGCCTCCCACTGGGCGTTGCGCTCCTCCTGGGTGCGGGCAGTATCTATGCTGATGGCGCCGGTCTCCTGCATCAGCCCCAGGGCCATGCTTGACTCGGCTTCCAGGGCTTCTTTAGTCGAGGAGTGAAACTCCACAAACAAAGCCGGTTTTTCTGGGTAGCTGCGCCCCAGGTAGTGATTGATGGCCCGGATACCTACCTCGTCCACCAGTTCCAGCCTGGCCACCGGCAGCCCACTGGCCATCACGGCGTAAGCGGCCTGGGCCGTGTCGGAAAGGTCGTCAAAAAAGACCCGCAGGGTGTGGATGTGCTCGGGAATGGGGTGCAGCTTTAGGGTCAGGCGGGTGATGATGCCCAGGGTGCCTTCGGAGCCGATAAACAAATCCTTGAGGTTGTAGCCGGCGCTGGTTTTGCGAACCCCCCGACCCAGTTCCAGTACCTGGCCATTGGCCAGCACCACCTGCAAGGCCAGCACATTGTGCCGCATGCCCCCGTAGCGTACGGTGGTAGTGCCCGAGGCGTTGGTAGCCGCCATTCCGCCCAGGCTGGCATCCGCACCGGGGTCTACTGGAAAGAATAATCCGGTGCCCTTGAGGGCTTCATTCAGGGCCTTGCGGGTTAGACCCGGCTCCACCACTGCCATGAAGTCCTGGGGTTGAACTTCCAGCACGCGGTTCATCCTGGAAACATCCAGCGAGATGGCCCGTACCTGCGGAATAACGTGTCCTTCTATGCTGGTGCCTGCCCCGAAGGGGATTACTGGCAGATGGTGCTCCCGGGCCCAGGCCAGGGTGGTCTGTATGTCGGTTGGGCTCTCGGCAAAGACCACCGCCAGGGGTGGGTGTCGCACAGGGTAGCTTTCATCTTTGCCGTGGGTCTCGAGGTCGGTCGGGGCGGTACTGACCTTTCGAGGTAAGAGGGTTTTCAGGCTTTCCAGCATGACCATAGCCTAGCATGATATGGAAGGTGGGCAGCGTGTCTTGCTGTCCCCTGGGTTGGTGATATTTGGCCCGTCAAAAGATCCTGAGCGTTAAGTAAATCCCGTTGGTGACGAATGCGCCGAACAACCCCGAATAAGCTGCTACCCTGACCCTTGGCAATGAGTACCTTGACCGACGCCTACCCACCTACCGAACGCGAGAATCTGCAACAACTCCTCGCCGTTGCCTGGCTCAAACTTGAGCAGCAACCGCTGGAGGCGGCAGTGTTGGCACGCAGAACAGAGCATCTGGCACGGCGCTCCGGCAATAACCGGGCCTGGGCTCAGAGCCTTTTTATCTGGGGTGTGTGCAGCCTCTACGGGGGAGATAACCACGAAGCCATCGTGCTTTTGTCGAGAGCGCTGGCCGTGTATCGCTTTTTGGATGACGAACAGGGACAGTGGTCTTGCCTGAAAGCCATTGCCCTGGCCTGGGGCTATCTTGGCGATGCTGTGCAGGCCCTCGAGACCCACTCCCAGGCAAACACCTTCAAGCGTCAGGCCGAATTCGCCGGCAAAGCCCGCTGGCTGCGCTGGTTTGCTAACAACTGAGATTTTTTCCAAGCTTTGACACTTTTGCTACTGGAGTGTCAAAGCTTGTATCGCCGTTTTTATTGTCTGGCACGGGTTATTTGCTCTTGACCATGCGTCGGCTTTGTTGCAAGCTGAAGTATGGCAAGTGCTGTGAAACGGGAAGTGTGGCAAGACGTAGAGGTGAGTCTGGAGCTTTCGCTCGAGTTCGACCCGGAGGAGTTTTCGCGGCGCTACCCAGGGTTGTCGCTGGTGCTGGCCGAACTGCTTATTGGCCCTCCCCGGCGCTGGCGCGACCCGGCCGAGCTGTTGCCCTATGCCGGTTGCAAAAGCCTGGAGGCCAGGTTACCCCATCTTCGCTTCAGCCCCCTGGAGACCCGCCCGCTGGGTCAGGCGCTCGACAAGCTGTTCACCATGATTGAGTTCAGTATTGTCGGGCATAAAGTCATCGCAGTTCCGCCGCCCCATAAGGCCATTGAATTATCAGAGGGTTGGCGGGCGCGGAGCGGGGTGTGGCTGTGCCACC includes the following:
- a CDS encoding SDR family NAD(P)-dependent oxidoreductase produces the protein MNTLLIGATGGVGQSLAHQLAGRVSRLWLSGRNGQILAGLARDLSALAVPAELGNELEVQALAEEVGPLDLLLYAAGAVQKAGLREQSMADLERLTTANMGGLAILLKYVRFNPQARVAVLGVYPELIAVPGLSAYVATKLGAEGLVSVARKEFRREGVRFCLVRLPAVATGLWAPLGGAPKTALHPDEAAARILEGVLAEPMPEVLEIRST
- a CDS encoding YceI family protein, yielding MNHVKWLIPLLAGLFFGLSQAQTNQYAIEGRVTYAASYNLGRWEGANTSVRGTVRWNSQTGEASGQVCVELGRFDSGNALRDADARGVFDVNRFPQSCLEVERLVQTGEDAVLSGTLEISGTRRAVRISGKLTREGNTYRFAGGFNTSFSEWKLNPPSLLFLRVNDPVEVRLEARAVLR
- a CDS encoding FAD-binding oxidoreductase yields the protein MVMLESLKTLLPRKVSTAPTDLETHGKDESYPVRHPPLAVVFAESPTDIQTTLAWAREHHLPVIPFGAGTSIEGHVIPQVRAISLDVSRMNRVLEVQPQDFMAVVEPGLTRKALNEALKGTGLFFPVDPGADASLGGMAATNASGTTTVRYGGMRHNVLALQVVLANGQVLELGRGVRKTSAGYNLKDLFIGSEGTLGIITRLTLKLHPIPEHIHTLRVFFDDLSDTAQAAYAVMASGLPVARLELVDEVGIRAINHYLGRSYPEKPALFVEFHSSTKEALEAESSMALGLMQETGAISIDTARTQEERNAQWEARHQAYWALVNLFPGKEYLSTDTAVPISRMPDLVEYSSRLLREMGLTGNILGHVGDGNFHTLVVCEPGDPRGEVFSERLVEHTLALGGTCTGEHGVGLRKKKYLSKEHGPALDWMRQIKQLFDPQNLLNPGKIFD